The following nucleotide sequence is from Phycisphaerae bacterium.
TTCCGAGTCGAGCGAAGATGCCGGTACTGGTATAATTGAGACGGAACGCCTGAAACCTCTACGCCAACAGTCATAATTGGCTGTCATTACGAAGCGAGGTGTTGCATGGCCAAAATTGCAATGGTTGTGCTGCTTGGGCTGCCGACCCTTTGTTTCGCGCAGAGCTATGACATCAGTCTACTGGGCGGTGGCGAAACAAGGTTCCGCCCACAGCGAATCGGCCCCGGTGGACAAATCGCTGGCCGTGCCAACGTCGGGTTCGGACTCCAGCAGGCAGCCGTCTGGGACGATGGCTCGGTGTCTATTCTGGATGCTCCGAGCTCGTGGGCATTCGATCTGAACTCCCAGGGTCTGGCTGTCGGGAGTCTGTCGCTTGTGGGTTCGGGAGATCAGGCGACGGTATGGACGTCCGCAAGATACTCGCTTGGCGTGTCGGGCTGGGCGCGCGCAATCAATGAGAACGACGTCATCGTAGGTATGACCTGGTCGCCAGTGAATGGTCACTCGATGCCCACGCGATGGACGCCATCGGGTGGCGATTGGGTGATGGAGAGCCTGAGCGCTGGGGGGCATGTGGGTGGAGCGTGGGACATTGCCGAAAATGGCACAATTGTCGGGGTGGCATCTACATCCGAATGGCCGTACAGCCCACTTCCCGCAGTCTGGGCGAACGGGAATCTCACATGGCTTGACACACTGGGAAGCGATGTGGGCGTGGCCCTGCGCGTGAACGAAGTGGGCGGCAGCGCTGGCTGGGTCGAGTCGCCGACGCTGGGTTATGGTTTTTCACGAGCGTTTCAATGGCAGAACAGCGCTGCCACCGACTTGGGCGTCTTCGGGACCGACGAAAGTTCGGCAGCACTCGCGATCAACAATCATGGGGACGTGGTGGGCTGGTCCGGGGAGGGCTACGGAGCGGGAGATGGCACGTCGATCGATCAGCGGGCAACGCTCTGGTCGAACGGCGCAGCGATGGACCTGAACTCCTTGATTCCGCCGGGCTCGGGATGGCATCTCTCAGTTGCAACGGACATTGACGACAACGGACGGATTTGCGGTCGCGGATTTTACAATGGAATCCTCAACGGATTCGTATTAACGCCTGTCCCAGAACCTTCAACGCTCCTGCTCGTTGTAACTGCGATTGGATTGCTTCGGTCGCGTCGCCGAACTCGCCAATGGTGAGTTCACAAACCTCGGCCGCGCTTTTCTGCCAAAATACCGTGAGGGGGCCGCGAAGCAGACCCGGTTGAACAACGTTATTTCGTGGTTTTCTGAAACGGCACGCGGGTTATGCGGTCGCCCGCCTTTACGCCGAACTGGTTGTCTGGCGGGGCTGTGCCGTCCGGTCCGGCCAGTGACGCCCTACTATAAGAATCTTCGAATTCTCTAACCTCATAATGCGGTTCCGGTGTAATAATTTCGCGTTAGAACTCGGAGATATCGCAAAGGAAAGGTTAGACGATGCCAACATCTCAGCCAGCAGACCTGATCGGGATTCCGTTCGATTCAAATCTGTTGTCGGCGATAATCGGAGGATTGCTGGCTGGAGGTTTTTCAATCCTCGGCATGATCGTAACTCAAGGTTCCGAACGAAAGAGGCTCATCGTCGCCGAAACGACTCGGTTTCGGGCCGAGACAATGATCGAACTGTTCAAGCGTTTGGAACGCGAAAGGCTTGCACTCTCCCAACTCGCGACCTCAGCGGATATCAATGAAATCAAAGCACTTTATGAAGCGAATCAGTCGCTGAGAGAATACTATCTCGGGTGCCGTCTATGCGTCCCTTTAAAACACACGGAGCTTCTTGATTCAGTGGTGGAGAAACTGTTTAAATTCAATGAAGTCTTGACTTTCTACCATAAAGCTCTCGTCAAGGGTGATCATGCATCCATGAGCAGCATTGACAAACGATATCAGGATGCTCGGGACTCGATGGAACCGGGCGGTGATCTACACTCGGAGTTGGAACAAGTCAGAAACAAATTTCGCGCCACCTTGTTTCAAGAAAAATGATGGCATCCCGCTATAGCTTCGGGGAAAAAACCTTGTCGCGCATGCGACACTGGTAGCTTGCCCACCAGTGGCGCACGGCGTACTGTTGCCCCGAGTTGTCGAGAGATCAAGTCCCACGGCAAGTACGTCGAAGGGCTTTCTCATTGATAAGCAAGCACTTATGTCCATCAAGTGCCAATTCTAAGGCATAGATCACTTACCAAAACGGCCAGCCTAAGAGAGGTGACTCCCGAGAGAATTTGAACTTCTGCGCAATTTCCGTGGCATAAAGCCCGCGATTGACGCCGACCTCGTCGCGGGCTAATATATGCACAATGACGCAAGTAAGCAAACGTCGGTGTCCAGCCACCCCCAAGCAAGCCGCAGCGTGCTGCAGGCCAGTGGACGAACTGCTGGACACGGCGATGTTCAAGGCGTTTTCCGACCCCACCCGCGTTTCGCTTCTCGCGTGCATCGCCAAGTGCGGGCGGGGCTGCTCCGTGGGTGAGATGGCAGAGTGCTGCACCGTGGACTTCTCCGTGGTGTCCCGGCACCTCGCATTGCTGGCTCGCTCCGGCGTGCTGGAAGCCAAGAAGGAAGGGCGGACGGTCTTCTACCGCGTCCGCTACGCCGAACTGTGCCGGTCCCTCCGCTCGCTCGCAGATGCGTTGGAGGAGTGCTGCCCGGAAAAGGGAGGGTCGTGCAATGGCAAGTGCCGCTAAGCGCCTCCGCGTGCTGTTCCTGTGTACCGGCAACTCGTGCCGAAGTCAGATGGCGGAAGGGTGGGCCCGGTCGCTCTGTTCGGATTCCATCGAACCGTACTCCGCCGGGATCGATCCGC
It contains:
- a CDS encoding PEP-CTERM sorting domain-containing protein (PEP-CTERM proteins occur, often in large numbers, in the proteomes of bacteria that also encode an exosortase, a predicted intramembrane cysteine proteinase. The presence of a PEP-CTERM domain at a protein's C-terminus predicts cleavage within the sorting domain, followed by covalent anchoring to some some component of the (usually Gram-negative) cell surface. Many PEP-CTERM proteins exhibit an unusual sequence composition that includes large numbers of potential glycosylation sites. Expression of one such protein has been shown restore the ability of a bacterium to form floc, a type of biofilm.); translation: MAKIAMVVLLGLPTLCFAQSYDISLLGGGETRFRPQRIGPGGQIAGRANVGFGLQQAAVWDDGSVSILDAPSSWAFDLNSQGLAVGSLSLVGSGDQATVWTSARYSLGVSGWARAINENDVIVGMTWSPVNGHSMPTRWTPSGGDWVMESLSAGGHVGGAWDIAENGTIVGVASTSEWPYSPLPAVWANGNLTWLDTLGSDVGVALRVNEVGGSAGWVESPTLGYGFSRAFQWQNSAATDLGVFGTDESSAALAINNHGDVVGWSGEGYGAGDGTSIDQRATLWSNGAAMDLNSLIPPGSGWHLSVATDIDDNGRICGRGFYNGILNGFVLTPVPEPSTLLLVVTAIGLLRSRRRTRQW
- a CDS encoding winged helix-turn-helix transcriptional regulator codes for the protein MDELLDTAMFKAFSDPTRVSLLACIAKCGRGCSVGEMAECCTVDFSVVSRHLALLARSGVLEAKKEGRTVFYRVRYAELCRSLRSLADALEECCPEKGGSCNGKCR